The Streptomyces sp. HUAS MG91 sequence GAAGCTCTTCATCAGCGAGGCCACGGTGAAGACCCACATCAACAACCTTTTCGCCAAGGCGGCCATCCGGGACCGCGCCGACGCCGTACGCCGCGCCATCGCGGCCGGTCTCGCCTGACCCACGCGTCGCATACTGGATCACAAGGCACAACGCACCGCACGACGTCCAGGAAGCGGCATGAAACAGCACGACCCCGATCCGCCGCCGCCCCCGCCCGGCGGGATCCTCTGGGACACCGCGGGCGACATCCGCTCCCTGCTCGCGCTGCCCGCCGCGTTCGTCCTCCAGGTCGCGCACCCCGCCGTCGGCGCCGGGGTCGACGACCACTCGGTGTTCCGCACCGACCCGTGGGGCCGCGGTGAGCGCTCGCTGACCTCAGTCCTGCTCTGGGTGTACGGGGGAGAGGCAGCCGCCGAGGAAGGGCGCCGGCTGCGCCGCGTCCACCGCGACATCCGGGGCACCGATCCGCGCGGCCGCCAGTATCACGCGCTCACCCCGGCCCACTACGCGTGGGTGCACGCCACCGGCTTTCCGGTCTCCCGGCGGGCCCGGAGCTACTTCGCGCGGCCGTTCACCCCCGAGGAGGACGAGCGGTTCTACGCGGAGTGGCTGATGGTCGGCCGGATCCTCGGCATCCATGACCGGGACATGCCGCAGACGGTCGAGGAGTTCTGGCCGTACTACGCGAAGATGCTCGCGCGGGAGATCGGGCCGAACGCCGTGGTCGCCGAGCTGACGGACGCCCACCGGGCCATCCCGGCGCCGCCCGGGTCCCGGGTGCTGCGGCTGCTCTGGCCGCTTCTCGGCCCCGTGCTCGCCCGGGTGCTCCGGTTCCTGTCGATCGGGCTGCTGCCGCCGGAGGCCCGCGCGGCGATCGGGTTGCCGTGGTCCGCCCGCCAGGAACGCCGCCTGCGCCGCTGGGCCGTACTGGTCCGCTGGGCTGTCCCCCGCCTCCCCGAACGCCTCCGGTACCTCCCCATGGCCCGGCGAGCGAGAGCGGCGTCGCCGGGTGCACGCTGACCGTGGCCGGTCGCGCGGTTCCCCGCGCCCCTGAAGCGAGCTCCGCCCGCCCAGGGCCGCGGGACGCCGGGTCAGTGCTCCCCGTGGATACCGTTCGTCGCCGCGATCGACTTCCACGACTTCGGCTGCTCGGGCACCCCGGCCGTGCGCAGCGCGGAAGCCACGGCCGGCCGCGTCGGCTGGAAGAGCCACGTGTCGAACAACGAGGCCAGCGGCTTGCCGGAGACCTTCTCGGCGTAGGAGACGAAGTCGGAGACGGTGGCGTTGCCGTAGGCGTGCGCCGCCGGCCAGCCCTTCAGGATCTTGAAGAACTTCTTGTCGCCGACCGCGTCGCGCAGCGCCTGGATGGCCATGGCCCCCCGGTCGTAGACGGCCGCGTCGAACTGGTTCTCGGCACCGGGATCGCCCGGCTTCACCGTCCAGAACGCGTCGTCCGCCGGGTGCTGCGCGTACGTGTAGTCGGAGAGCTCCCGGGCCGTGCCCTCGCCCTCCTTCTCCGACCACAGCCACTGGCTGTAGCGGGCGAAGCCCTCGTTGATCCAGATGTCCTTCCAGCCGCGTACGGAGACGCTGTCGCCGTACCACTGGTGCGCCAGCTCGTGCACGACGACGGAGACGTTGGAGCCGTTCGCGAACTGCTTGGGCGAGTAGAACGGCCGCGTCTGCGTCTCCAGGGCGAACGACGACGGCACGTTCGGGACGTAGCCGCCCAGCGCCTCGAACGGGTACTTCCCGTAGACCGACTCCAGCCATTCGGCGACCTCGGTGGTGCGCTCCACACTGGCCTTGGCCGCGCCCTCGTTGGCGCCGAGGTCCTTGCTGTAGGCGTTGATGACGGGCAGGCCGTCGGAAGTCGTGTCAGTGGTGATGTCGAACTTGCCGATGGCGAGAGTGGCCAGATAGGTGGCCTGCGGGTGGCTCGAACGCCAGTTGAAGCGGGTCCAGCCCAGCTTCGAACTCTGCGACTGAAGCGTTCCGTTGGAGATCGCCTGGGTCCCGTCGGGAACCGACAC is a genomic window containing:
- a CDS encoding oxygenase MpaB family protein, producing MKQHDPDPPPPPPGGILWDTAGDIRSLLALPAAFVLQVAHPAVGAGVDDHSVFRTDPWGRGERSLTSVLLWVYGGEAAAEEGRRLRRVHRDIRGTDPRGRQYHALTPAHYAWVHATGFPVSRRARSYFARPFTPEEDERFYAEWLMVGRILGIHDRDMPQTVEEFWPYYAKMLAREIGPNAVVAELTDAHRAIPAPPGSRVLRLLWPLLGPVLARVLRFLSIGLLPPEARAAIGLPWSARQERRLRRWAVLVRWAVPRLPERLRYLPMARRARAASPGAR
- a CDS encoding M1 family metallopeptidase, which codes for MYRRLIAPGALAAAALLLAIPASAADFAPGASGIGDPYYPTYGNGGYDVSHYDLRLKYQPKTDLLEGTATIVAESTQDLSRFDLDFGLTASEVRVNGKKAAFAKSGVQELAVTPAAGLPKGTPFTVVVKYAGKPSEVKLWGFTSPQRTSDGAVFANEPESAAWWFPSNDHPLDKATYDVSVSVPDGTQAISNGTLQSQSSKLGWTRFNWRSSHPQATYLATLAIGKFDITTDTTSDGLPVINAYSKDLGANEGAAKASVERTTEVAEWLESVYGKYPFEALGGYVPNVPSSFALETQTRPFYSPKQFANGSNVSVVVHELAHQWYGDSVSVRGWKDIWINEGFARYSQWLWSEKEGEGTARELSDYTYAQHPADDAFWTVKPGDPGAENQFDAAVYDRGAMAIQALRDAVGDKKFFKILKGWPAAHAYGNATVSDFVSYAEKVSGKPLASLFDTWLFQPTRPAVASALRTAGVPEQPKSWKSIAATNGIHGEH